One window from the genome of Haliaeetus albicilla chromosome 26, bHalAlb1.1, whole genome shotgun sequence encodes:
- the RAB29 gene encoding ras-related protein Rab-7L1 produces the protein MGQRDRMFKVLVVGDATVGKTSLVQRYANDSFNRHYKSTVGVDFALKVVQWSESETVRLQLWDIAGQERFTSMTRLYYREASACIIMFDVTNISTFSNSQKWKQDLDSKLVLPDGNPVPCLLLANKCDLSPWAVTRDEVDRFSKENGFSGWVETSVKENKNINESMRVLIEKMMSSSSGDGSSSAAGSGDYINIKETTPPGWACC, from the exons aTGGGGCAGCGCGATCGTATGTTCAAGGTGCTGGTGGTGGGGGACGCCACGGTGGGGAAGACGTCGCTGGTGCAGCGGTACGCCAACGACAGCTTCAACCGGCACTACAAGTCCACGGTGGGAG TGGATTTTGCTCTGAAAGTGGTCCAGTGGTCGGAATCAGAGACGGTACGACTTCAGCTCTGGGACATTGCAG GGCAGGAACGCTTCACGTCTATGACCCGGCTGTACTACAGGGAGGCGTCAGCCTGCATTATCATGTTTGATGTCACCAACATCAGCACGTTCAGCAACAGCCAGAAGTGGAAGCAGGATTTGGACAGCAAGCTCGTGCTGCCAGATGGGAACCCCGTGCCTTGCCTACTGCTGGCTAACAAA TGCGACCTTTCCCCATGGGCAGTGACAAGAGATGAAGTGGATCGGTTCAGCAAAGAAAACGGCTTTTCTGGTTGGGTGGAGACATCTGTCAAGGAAAACAAGAACATTAATGAGTCCATGAG AGTCCTGATTGAAAAGATGATGTCCTCATCCAGTGGTGATGGAAGTTCCTCTGCTGCCGGGAGTGGGGATTATATTAACATAAAAGAGACAACCCCGCCAGGCTGGGCTTGCTGTTAG
- the NUCKS1 gene encoding nuclear ubiquitous casein and cyclin-dependent kinase substrate 1 isoform X2 — MSRPVRNRKVVDYSQFQESDDADEDYGRDSGPPSKKIRSSPREAKNKRRSGKNSQEDSEDSEEKDVKTKKDDSHSADEDFGSEDDDLGADDGKADSDYESSQKSKKGKKAKPEKNKRAASKSRKRPAEDSEDEKEDHKNVRQQRQAASKAASKQREMLMDDVGSEEEEQEDDEAQFQENSGSDEDFLMEDDDDSDYGSSKKKNKKVSKKSKPERKEKKMPKPRLKATVTPSPVKGKGKAGRPTASKATKEKTPSPKEEDEEPESPPEKKKSASPPPEKSGDEGSEDEAPSGED, encoded by the exons ATGTCCAGGCCTGTCAG GAACAGGAAGGTCGTCGATTACTCCCAGTTTCAGGAATCAGATGATGCTg ATGAAGATTATGGAAGAGATTCAGGTCCCCCATCCAAGAAAATCCGTTCGTCTCCCCGGGAGGCTAAAAATAAGAGGCGATCTGGGAAGAATTCTCAGGAGGACAG tgaggattcagaagaaaaagatgtgaAGACTAAGAAAGACGATTCACACTCGGCAG ATGAAGATTTTGGCAGCGAAGATGATGACTTAGGAGCAGATGATGGCAAAGCTGACAGTGACTATGAGAGctcacaaaaaagcaaaaaaggaaaaaaggctaAACCAGAAAAGAATAAGAGAGCAGCCTCCAAATCCAGGAAAAGGCCTgcag AGGACAGCGAGGACGAGAAAGAAGACCACAAAAATGTGCGTCAGCAGCGACAGGCAGCATCCAAAGCAGCTTCTAAACAACGAGAGATGCTTATGGATGATGTGGGTAGTGAGGAGGAAGAACAAGAGGATGATGAGGCACAGTTCCAGGAGA ATTCAGGAAGCGATGAAGACTTCCTCAtggaagatgatgatgataGTGACTATGGcagttcaaaaaagaaaaataaaaaggtctcCAAGAAATCCAAgccagagaggaaagaaaagaaaatgccgAAGCCCAGGCTAAAGGCTACAG tgacCCCCAGTCCAGTGAAaggcaaagggaaggcaggCCGCCCCACAGCTTCCAAGGCAACAAAAGAAAAGACCCCATCCCCCAAAGAAGAGGATGAAGAGCCTGAAAGTcccccagaaaagaaaaaatcagccAGTCCTCCACCAGAGAAGTCAGGGGATGAGGGATCTGAAGATGAAGCACCCTCTGGTGAAGATTAA
- the NUCKS1 gene encoding nuclear ubiquitous casein and cyclin-dependent kinase substrate 1 isoform X1, with amino-acid sequence MSRPVRNRKVVDYSQFQESDDADEDYGRDSGPPSKKIRSSPREAKNKRRSGKNSQEDSEDSEEKDVKTKKDDSHSADEDFGSEDDDLGADDGKADSDYESSQKSKKGKKAKPEKNKRAASKSRKRPAEDSEDEKEDHKNVRQQRQAASKAASKQREMLMDDVGSEEEEQEDDEAQFQETDSGSDEDFLMEDDDDSDYGSSKKKNKKVSKKSKPERKEKKMPKPRLKATVTPSPVKGKGKAGRPTASKATKEKTPSPKEEDEEPESPPEKKKSASPPPEKSGDEGSEDEAPSGED; translated from the exons ATGTCCAGGCCTGTCAG GAACAGGAAGGTCGTCGATTACTCCCAGTTTCAGGAATCAGATGATGCTg ATGAAGATTATGGAAGAGATTCAGGTCCCCCATCCAAGAAAATCCGTTCGTCTCCCCGGGAGGCTAAAAATAAGAGGCGATCTGGGAAGAATTCTCAGGAGGACAG tgaggattcagaagaaaaagatgtgaAGACTAAGAAAGACGATTCACACTCGGCAG ATGAAGATTTTGGCAGCGAAGATGATGACTTAGGAGCAGATGATGGCAAAGCTGACAGTGACTATGAGAGctcacaaaaaagcaaaaaaggaaaaaaggctaAACCAGAAAAGAATAAGAGAGCAGCCTCCAAATCCAGGAAAAGGCCTgcag AGGACAGCGAGGACGAGAAAGAAGACCACAAAAATGTGCGTCAGCAGCGACAGGCAGCATCCAAAGCAGCTTCTAAACAACGAGAGATGCTTATGGATGATGTGGGTAGTGAGGAGGAAGAACAAGAGGATGATGAGGCACAGTTCCAGGAGA CAGATTCAGGAAGCGATGAAGACTTCCTCAtggaagatgatgatgataGTGACTATGGcagttcaaaaaagaaaaataaaaaggtctcCAAGAAATCCAAgccagagaggaaagaaaagaaaatgccgAAGCCCAGGCTAAAGGCTACAG tgacCCCCAGTCCAGTGAAaggcaaagggaaggcaggCCGCCCCACAGCTTCCAAGGCAACAAAAGAAAAGACCCCATCCCCCAAAGAAGAGGATGAAGAGCCTGAAAGTcccccagaaaagaaaaaatcagccAGTCCTCCACCAGAGAAGTCAGGGGATGAGGGATCTGAAGATGAAGCACCCTCTGGTGAAGATTAA